From the genome of Spinacia oleracea cultivar Varoflay chromosome 2, BTI_SOV_V1, whole genome shotgun sequence, one region includes:
- the LOC110799096 gene encoding small polypeptide DEVIL 10, which produces MSFSYLIPSQRSYSQGHGHRKNSFRRRCLTIVKQQKTRVYILRRCVTMLLCWRDHSVSDY; this is translated from the coding sequence ATGAGCTTCTCCTATCTCATTCCTTCACAAAGATCATACTCTCAAGGCCATGGCCACCGGAAAAACAGCTTCCGAAGGCGGTGTTTAACGATCGTTAAGCAGCAGAAGACGAGGGTTTACATCTTACGGCGTTGTGTTACTATGCTTCTTTGTTGGCGTGATCACAGTGTCTCAGATTATTGA